The Aythya fuligula isolate bAytFul2 chromosome 7, bAytFul2.pri, whole genome shotgun sequence genome has a window encoding:
- the EXOSC1 gene encoding exosome complex component CSL4 isoform X3, whose protein sequence is MAAARRYCVPGERLCSAAEAAAGSGTYTRRGAVCAALAGCLRRGGGAGGVPQVAVLRDAEAQLLPDVGAVVTCRVCSINSRFAKVHILYVGSTPLRSAFRGTIRREDIRATEKDKVVGVQMVPISWCEMQCPQTHTKDFRKVARVQPQFLQT, encoded by the exons atggcggcggcgcggcggtACTGCGTGCCGGGGGAGCGGCTGTGCAGCGCggccgaggcggcggcgggcagcggcaCCTACACGCGGCGCGGGGCCGTGTGCGCGGCGCTGGCCGGCTGCCTGcggaggggcggcggggccggcggggtGCCGCAGGTGGCGGTGCTGAGGGACGCCGAGGCGCAGCTGCTGCCCGATGTGGGCGCCGTGGTCACCTGCAGG GTGTGCAGCATCAACTCGCGCTTCGCCAAGGTGCACATCCTCTACGTGGGCTCCACGCCGCTGCGCTCCGCCTTCCGCGGCACCATCCG GAGGGAAGATATCCGAGCCACCGAGAAGGATAAGGT CGTAGGGGTGCAGATGGTGCCCATCAGCTGGTGCGAGATGCAGTGCCCCCAGACGCACACCAAGGACTTCCGCAAGGTGGCCCGCGTGCAGCCCCAGTTCCTGCAGACCTAG
- the EXOSC1 gene encoding exosome complex component CSL4 isoform X1 has translation MAAARRYCVPGERLCSAAEAAAGSGTYTRRGAVCAALAGCLRRGGGAGGVPQVAVLRDAEAQLLPDVGAVVTCRVCSINSRFAKVHILYVGSTPLRSAFRGTIRREDIRATEKDKVEVYKSFRPGDIVLAKVISLGDAQSNYLLSTAENELGVVVARSEAGVQMVPISWCEMQCPQTHTKDFRKVARVQPQFLQT, from the exons atggcggcggcgcggcggtACTGCGTGCCGGGGGAGCGGCTGTGCAGCGCggccgaggcggcggcgggcagcggcaCCTACACGCGGCGCGGGGCCGTGTGCGCGGCGCTGGCCGGCTGCCTGcggaggggcggcggggccggcggggtGCCGCAGGTGGCGGTGCTGAGGGACGCCGAGGCGCAGCTGCTGCCCGATGTGGGCGCCGTGGTCACCTGCAGG GTGTGCAGCATCAACTCGCGCTTCGCCAAGGTGCACATCCTCTACGTGGGCTCCACGCCGCTGCGCTCCGCCTTCCGCGGCACCATCCG GAGGGAAGATATCCGAGCCACCGAGAAGGATAAG GTGGAGGTGTACAAGAGTTTCCGCCCCGGTGACATCGTCCTGGCCAAGGTG ATCTCCCTGGGGGACGCGCAGTCCAACTACCTGCTGAGCACGGCGGAGAACGAGCTGGGCGTGGTGGTGGCTCGCAGCGAGGCAG GGGTGCAGATGGTGCCCATCAGCTGGTGCGAGATGCAGTGCCCCCAGACGCACACCAAGGACTTCCGCAAGGTGGCCCGCGTGCAGCCCCAGTTCCTGCAGACCTAG
- the EXOSC1 gene encoding exosome complex component CSL4 isoform X2 — protein sequence MAAARRYCVPGERLCSAAEAAAGSGTYTRRGAVCAALAGCLRRGGGAGGVCSINSRFAKVHILYVGSTPLRSAFRGTIRREDIRATEKDKVEVYKSFRPGDIVLAKVISLGDAQSNYLLSTAENELGVVVARSEAGVQMVPISWCEMQCPQTHTKDFRKVARVQPQFLQT from the exons atggcggcggcgcggcggtACTGCGTGCCGGGGGAGCGGCTGTGCAGCGCggccgaggcggcggcgggcagcggcaCCTACACGCGGCGCGGGGCCGTGTGCGCGGCGCTGGCCGGCTGCCTGcggaggggcggcggggccggcggg GTGTGCAGCATCAACTCGCGCTTCGCCAAGGTGCACATCCTCTACGTGGGCTCCACGCCGCTGCGCTCCGCCTTCCGCGGCACCATCCG GAGGGAAGATATCCGAGCCACCGAGAAGGATAAG GTGGAGGTGTACAAGAGTTTCCGCCCCGGTGACATCGTCCTGGCCAAGGTG ATCTCCCTGGGGGACGCGCAGTCCAACTACCTGCTGAGCACGGCGGAGAACGAGCTGGGCGTGGTGGTGGCTCGCAGCGAGGCAG GGGTGCAGATGGTGCCCATCAGCTGGTGCGAGATGCAGTGCCCCCAGACGCACACCAAGGACTTCCGCAAGGTGGCCCGCGTGCAGCCCCAGTTCCTGCAGACCTAG
- the EXOSC1 gene encoding exosome complex component CSL4 isoform X4 — protein MAAARRYCVPGERLCSAAEAAAGSGTYTRRGAVCAALAGCLRRGGGAGGVEVYKSFRPGDIVLAKVISLGDAQSNYLLSTAENELGVVVARSEAGVQMVPISWCEMQCPQTHTKDFRKVARVQPQFLQT, from the exons atggcggcggcgcggcggtACTGCGTGCCGGGGGAGCGGCTGTGCAGCGCggccgaggcggcggcgggcagcggcaCCTACACGCGGCGCGGGGCCGTGTGCGCGGCGCTGGCCGGCTGCCTGcggaggggcggcggggccggcggg GTGGAGGTGTACAAGAGTTTCCGCCCCGGTGACATCGTCCTGGCCAAGGTG ATCTCCCTGGGGGACGCGCAGTCCAACTACCTGCTGAGCACGGCGGAGAACGAGCTGGGCGTGGTGGTGGCTCGCAGCGAGGCAG GGGTGCAGATGGTGCCCATCAGCTGGTGCGAGATGCAGTGCCCCCAGACGCACACCAAGGACTTCCGCAAGGTGGCCCGCGTGCAGCCCCAGTTCCTGCAGACCTAG